The Gammaproteobacteria bacterium genome window below encodes:
- the secY gene encoding preprotein translocase subunit SecY: MSRAAANVGSLAGLGQVSELRKRLLFVLFAMIVYRIGTFIPVPGIDPASMARFFEQQSSTILGMFNMFSGGALERLSLFALGIMPYISASIIMQLMSAVVPSLKELKKEGEAGRRKITQYTRYGTVFLATFQAIGVSIALQNQQVALSPGIGFLFTATITLVTGTMFLMWLGEQITERGIGNGISIIIFAGIVAGLPAAVGGTLEQVNEGAFSAGFALFLFMMAVLVTAFVIFVERAQRRITVNYARRQQGRKMMAAQSTHLPLKLNMSGVIPPIFASSIILFPSTLLQWSSSPTGNFSFLQNIATAISPGQPLYVMLYALAIVFFCFFYTAIVFDSRETADNLKRSGAFIPGIRPGEQTARYIDNVLTRLTAVGAIYITLVCLLPEFLILKYGVPFYFGGTSLLIIVVVVMDFMAQVQAHLMSHQYEGLMKKANLKGSGRSGAGR, encoded by the coding sequence ATGTCTCGAGCAGCTGCCAATGTAGGTTCTCTTGCTGGTTTAGGGCAAGTATCAGAATTACGTAAACGTTTGCTATTTGTTTTGTTTGCGATGATTGTGTATCGCATTGGTACTTTTATTCCTGTACCAGGAATTGACCCTGCTTCCATGGCGAGATTTTTTGAACAACAGAGTAGTACTATTCTTGGAATGTTCAACATGTTTTCCGGTGGCGCACTGGAAAGATTAAGTTTATTTGCATTAGGGATTATGCCGTACATTTCTGCATCTATCATTATGCAGTTAATGAGTGCAGTAGTACCTTCTTTAAAAGAGTTAAAGAAAGAAGGTGAAGCTGGGCGTCGAAAAATTACTCAATACACACGTTATGGGACGGTGTTTCTTGCAACATTCCAGGCGATTGGTGTTTCAATTGCGTTGCAAAACCAGCAAGTGGCATTATCACCAGGCATTGGATTTCTATTTACGGCAACCATTACATTAGTTACTGGGACAATGTTTTTGATGTGGTTAGGTGAGCAAATTACGGAACGAGGTATCGGAAACGGTATATCAATTATCATTTTTGCAGGGATCGTTGCAGGTTTGCCTGCTGCAGTTGGTGGGACTTTAGAGCAAGTAAATGAAGGTGCATTCAGTGCAGGATTTGCATTGTTTTTGTTTATGATGGCAGTTCTTGTTACCGCATTTGTAATTTTTGTGGAACGTGCTCAACGCCGCATTACGGTTAACTATGCACGTAGGCAGCAGGGTAGAAAAATGATGGCTGCACAATCTACACATTTACCTTTAAAGCTGAATATGTCTGGTGTAATTCCACCTATTTTTGCATCGAGTATCATATTGTTTCCTTCCACTTTACTGCAGTGGTCTAGTAGTCCAACAGGAAATTTCTCATTTCTGCAAAATATTGCTACTGCGATTTCGCCAGGGCAACCTTTGTATGTGATGTTATATGCACTAGCGATTGTATTTTTCTGTTTCTTTTATACTGCAATCGTATTTGATTCGCGTGAAACAGCGGATAACTTGAAGCGTTCAGGAGCTTTTATACCTGGGATTCGCCCAGGTGAACAGACTGCACGCTATATCGATAATGTATTAACGCGTTTAACTGCTGTTGGTGCAATCTATATTACCTTGGTGTGTTTATTGCCAGAGTTCTTGATTTTAAAATATGGTGTGCCATTTTATTTCGGTGGTACTTCGCTATTAATTATTGTTGTTGTAGTAATGGACTTTATGGCGCAAGTGCAAGCACATCTAATGTCCCATCAATACGAAGGGTTAATGAAGAAAGCTAATCTTAAAGGTTCTGGCCGATCAGGTGCAGGTCGATAA
- the rpmJ gene encoding 50S ribosomal protein L36 yields MKVRASVKKMCRNCKVIRRNRVVRVICKDPRHKQRQG; encoded by the coding sequence ATGAAAGTACGAGCATCCGTTAAAAAAATGTGTCGCAATTGCAAGGTTATTCGACGTAATCGTGTAGTTAGGGTGATATGCAAAGATCCTCGCCATAAGCAGCGACAAGGCTAA